The following are encoded in a window of Phocoena phocoena chromosome 2, mPhoPho1.1, whole genome shotgun sequence genomic DNA:
- the LOC136118413 gene encoding cathepsin G-like, whose product MQPLLLLVVLLLPPRARAGQIIGGQEARPHSHPYMAYVQIQRPVGLTTCGGFLVREDFVMTAAHCSGRQISVILGAHNIRRLERTQQRIPVLRAIPHPRYNQQNNQNDIMLLQLRSRVTRNRAVRPVALPQTQDSLSPGTPCTVAGWGLLGLNRGTDVLQDVQLTVQRNGECSRRFMFYTGQTQICVGDPRERKSAFLGDSGGPLVCNNVAQGIVSYGNRFGTPPAVFTRISSFLPWIRRTMRRFKKWGLE is encoded by the exons ATGCAGCCACTCCTGCTCCTGGTGGTCCTTCTCCTGCCCCCCAGGGCTAGGGCAG GGCAGATCATCGGAGGCCAAGAGGCCAGGCCCCATTCCCACCCTTACATGGCATATGTTCAGATCCAGAGACCAGTGGGACTGACCACTTGTGGGGGGTTTCTGGTGCGAGAAGACTTTGTGATGACAGCAGCTCACTGCTCGGGAAG ACAAATAAGTGTCATCCTGGGGGCCCACAACATCAGGAGGTTGGAAAGGACTCAGCAGCGCATACCGGTGCTCAgagccatcccccaccccaggtaCAATCAGCAGAACAACCAGAATGACATCATGTTACTGCAG CTGAGAAGCAGAGTCACACGTAATCGAGCTGTGAGGCCGGTGGCTCTGCCGCAGACCCAGGACAGCCTGAGTCCTGGGACCCCGTGCACCGTGGCCGGCTGGGGCCTTCTCGGCCTGAACAGGGGAACAGACGTGCTCCAGGACGTGCAGCTGACAGTGCAGAGGAACGGGGAGTGCAGTAGACGCTTCATGTTCTACACCGGCCAAACACAGATTTGTGTGGGCGACCCAAGAGAGAGGAAATCCGCCTTCCTG GGGGACTCCGGTGGCCCCCTTGTGTGTAACAACGTGGCCCAGGGCATCGTCTCCTACGGAAACAGGTTTGGGACTCCTCCAGCAGTCTTCACCAGGATTTCCAGCTTCCTGCCCTGGATACGGAGAACGATGAGACGCTTCAAAAAGTGGGGGCTGGAGTGA